In Lycium ferocissimum isolate CSIRO_LF1 chromosome 11, AGI_CSIRO_Lferr_CH_V1, whole genome shotgun sequence, a single genomic region encodes these proteins:
- the LOC132035904 gene encoding protein transport protein SEC13 homolog B-like — MPAQKIETGHNAIVHDVSMDHYGKRVATASSDMTIKIIGVSNNSASQHLATLSGHTGPVWQVAWAHPKFGSILASCSYDGKVVIWKEGNQNEWTQAHVFSDHKSSVNSISWAPHELGLCLACGSSDGSISVHTARSDGVWDTTKIDQAHPVGVTAVSWAPSMAPGALVGSGVVEPVQKLASGGCDNTVKVWKLYSGVWKMDCFPALQMHNKWVRDVSWAPNLGLSKSTIASASEDGTVVIWTVVKEGDQWEGNVLNDFKSPVWTVSWSLTGNLLAVAAGDNNVTMWKEAVDGEWQQVNSVDQ, encoded by the coding sequence ATGCCTGCACAGAAGATTGAAACAGGTCACAATGCCATAGTTCATGATGTTTCCATGGACCATTACGGGAAACGTGTGGCAACAGCATCATCTGATATGACCATAAAAATCATTGGAGTCAGCAACAACTCAGCTTCACAGCACCTTGCTACTCTGAGTGGTCATACAGGTCCTGTATGGCAAGTTGCTTGGGCACACCCTAAATTTGGCTCAATCCTTGCTTCCTGCTCCTATGATGGTAAAGTTGTAATCTGGAAGGAAGGCAATCAAAATGAGTGGACACAAGCTCATGTTTTTAGCGACCATAAATCATCAGTTAACTCTATCTCATGGGCTCCTCATGAACTTGGGCTTTGCTTGGCTTGTGGTTCTTCCGATGGTAGTATCTCAGTTCACACAGCCAGGTCAGATGGTGTTTGGGACACTACAAAAATTGACCAAGCCCATCCAGTTGGGGTAACAGCAGTTTCATGGGCGCCATCAATGGCTCCTGGTGCTTTAGTCGGTTCAGGTGTCGTTGAACCTGTTCAGAAGCTGGCATCTGGTGGATGTGATAACACTGTGAAGGTTTGGAAGTTATATAGTGGCGTTTGGAAGATGGATTGCTTCCCTGCACTGCAGATGCATAATAAATGGGTGCGGGATGTATCCTGGGCACCGAACTTGGGACTTTCTAAATCGACAATTGCTAGTGCTTCAGAGGACGGTACTGTTGTCATATGGACTGTCGTGAAGGAGGGAGATCAGTGGGAAGGAAATGTTCTTAACGACTTCAAGTCTCCAGTTTGGACGGTTTCATGGTCTCTAACAGGAAATTTGTTAGCAGTGGCTGCTGGGGACAACAATGTTACAATGTGGAAGGAAGCAGTTGATGGGGAGTGGCAACAAGTCAATTCTGTCGACCAATAG